The Pleuronectes platessa chromosome 13, fPlePla1.1, whole genome shotgun sequence genome includes a window with the following:
- the si:dkey-181m9.8 gene encoding E3 ubiquitin-protein ligase RNF31 isoform X2, whose product MSRVKAEDELRTLMECKYVFPEQTVIDLQRVRTLYSDLRLYVDFYCFPNKDKKKLVYLAGTLPVHYEGSEYNIPVCIWLHETHPVSRPRCYVCPSVTMLINPSCRCVDASGNISLTELKNWTRGVSNLSLLMSEMRRAFQVDTPLYARCPEQVLPLADGSLNHPSITSPLLSAQKASQWEQSREMRVRKSYAEELLGIDFSAPPSSSNLLLSATFSGLPHEPLSRMMGALRLDESSRDQQSDSPARDKQGAGSGPQPGRPQYTCPQSQREVAVGGGHIKMVDHLPPDQASIFLSLMRMEGRSFRPSDVMEAVRLNRDLPSALRFLTHCCPICQDQVTFSKIITMTHCSCFLCQTCFKTFFSAAIKERSVDQLVCPQCGRPEVKGQGAMVESMEYFNLLDTQIRHFLSPQVHELFQRKLRDRALQEMKNFCWCSHCSFGILHEAERLRMDCPNCKKSTCSQCRSPWSRHHQGRSCDQFRLWQQQNKSDDATLLSYNSIECPGCLCVFSLSRGGCLHFTCSQCQHQFCGSCSRTFSQGAVCGFSADCGNKGLHAHHPRDCLYHLRDWSVSRLQLLLQYHRVSPTWFEAANGSSSDSGVTGVCLVLELRDHGGLREKPCGRAAEYRGYCRLHYKEHLVELINCRGADPAVLFNVAEMTAELQRHHVAVPTRKPEELEPLYAHRLRLTLTNQVPLRKRPRSPLKLQHDLRPLTSAVTTGGPPPPSTPLH is encoded by the exons ATGTCTCGAGTGAAAGCAGAGGACGAGCTGCGGACTCTGATGGAG TGTAAATACGTGTTTCCAGAACAGACTGTGATCGATCTGCAGCGGGTTCGAACCCTTTACTCTGATCTTCGACTTTATGTGGATTTTTATT GTTTTccaaacaaagacaagaagaagCTGGTTTACCTGGCCGGGACACTTCCTGTTCACTATGAAG GAAGTGAGTATAATATCCCAGTATGCATCTGGCTTCATGAGACCCATCCAGTGTCCCGTCCTCGCTGTTATGTCTGTCCATCCGTCACCATGCTGATTAACCCGTCCTGTCGCTGTGTGGACGCCTCCGGCAACATCAGTCTGACTGAACTCAAGAACTGGACACGT ggTGTGTCCAACCTATCACTGCTCATGTCAGAGATGAGGCGGGCCTTCCAAGTCGACACACCCCTTTATGCCAGGTGTCCCGAGCAAGTCCTGCCCCTTGCAGATGGAAG TCTCAaccatccctccatcacctcccccCTTCTGTCTGCACAGAAAG CCAGCCAATGGGAGCAGAGCAGGGAGATGAGGGTGAGGAAGTCGTACGCTGAGGAGCTGCTGGGGATCGACTTCAgtgctcctccttcctcctctaaCCTCCTGCTGAGCGCCACCTTCTCAG GTCTCCCTCATGAGCCCCTCAGCAGGATGATGGGGGCTCTGAGACTGGACGAGTCAAGTAGAGACCAACAGAGTGACTCACCAGCGAGAGACAAGCAGGGGGCGGGCTCTGGGCCACAACCTGGACGTCCTCAGTACacgtgtcctcagagtcagcgTGAAGTAGCAGTTGGAGGGGGCCACATCAAG ATGGTGGACCATCTTCCACCAGACCAGGCGTCCATCTTCCTGTCTCTAATGAGGATGGAGGGACGTAGCTTCAGGCCCAGTGATGTCATGGAGGCGGTCCGACTCAACAGAGACCTGCCATCAGCTCTCAGGTTCCTGACTCACTGCTGCCCCATCTGCCAAGACCAGGTGACCTTTAGCAAG ATCATCACCATGACTCACTGCTCCTGCTTCCTGTGTCAGACTTGTTTCAAAACCTTTTTCTCAGCGGCTATTAAAGAGCGAAGCGTCGACCAGCTGGTTTGTCCTCAGTGTGGCAGaccggaggtcaaaggtcagggggcGATGGTAGAGTCCATGGAATACTTCAACCTTCTGGACACTCAG atccgtcacttcctgtctcctcagGTTCATGAACTCTTCCAGAGGAAACTCAGAGATCGAGCTCTTCAGGAGATGAAGAATTTCTGCTGGTGTTCTCAC tgttcGTTCGGTATACTTCATGAAGCTGAGCGACTGAGGATGGACTGTCCCAACTGTAAGAAGAGTACCTGCTCTCAGTGTAGATCCcct TGGTCCCGTCATCATCAGGGTCGGTCATGTGATCAGTTCAgactgtggcagcagcagaacaagtcAGACGACGCCACACTGCTCAGCTACAACAGCATCG agTGTCCtgggtgtctctgtgtcttcagtTTGTCTAGAGGAGGTTGTCTCCACTTCACCTGCAGTCAGTGTCAGCATCAGTTCTGTGGAAGCTGCAGTCGGACGTTCAGCCAGGGAGCG GTCTGTGGTTTCTCTGCTGACTGTGGGAACAAAGGTCTTCATGCCCACCACCCCAGAGACTGTCTGTACCACCTGAGGGACTGGAGCGTGAGccgcctccagctgctgctgcag TATCACAGAGTGTCTCCGACCTGGTTTGAAGCAGCCAATGGCAGCTCCTCTGACAGCGGTGTGACAG GAGTGTGTTTGGTTTTGGAGCTGAGGGACCACGGCGGCCTGCGGGAGAAGCCATGTGGACGAGCGGCTGAATACAGAGGATACTGCCG GTTGCACTATAAGGAGCATTTGGTGGAGTTGATCAACTGTCGCGGTGCCGACCCGGCCgtcctctttaatgtggcagAGATGACAGCAGAGCTGCAGCGCCATCATGTGGCGGTGCCGACTCGGAaaccagaggagctggagccgCTGTACGCTCACCGCCTGCGTCTG ACTCTAACGAATCAAGTTCCTCTCAGGAAGCGACCACGCTCACCACTGAAACTCCAGCATGACcttcgacctctgacctctgctgtgACGACTGGAGGTCCGCCCCCTCCCAGCACGCCACTCCATTAA
- the si:dkey-181m9.8 gene encoding E3 ubiquitin-protein ligase RNF31 isoform X1 yields MSRVKAEDELRTLMECKYVFPEQTVIDLQRVRTLYSDLRLYVDFYCFPNKDKKKLVYLAGTLPVHYEGSEYNIPVCIWLHETHPVSRPRCYVCPSVTMLINPSCRCVDASGNISLTELKNWTRGVSNLSLLMSEMRRAFQVDTPLYARCPEQVLPLADGRSHSLNHPSITSPLLSAQKASQWEQSREMRVRKSYAEELLGIDFSAPPSSSNLLLSATFSGLPHEPLSRMMGALRLDESSRDQQSDSPARDKQGAGSGPQPGRPQYTCPQSQREVAVGGGHIKMVDHLPPDQASIFLSLMRMEGRSFRPSDVMEAVRLNRDLPSALRFLTHCCPICQDQVTFSKIITMTHCSCFLCQTCFKTFFSAAIKERSVDQLVCPQCGRPEVKGQGAMVESMEYFNLLDTQIRHFLSPQVHELFQRKLRDRALQEMKNFCWCSHCSFGILHEAERLRMDCPNCKKSTCSQCRSPWSRHHQGRSCDQFRLWQQQNKSDDATLLSYNSIECPGCLCVFSLSRGGCLHFTCSQCQHQFCGSCSRTFSQGAVCGFSADCGNKGLHAHHPRDCLYHLRDWSVSRLQLLLQYHRVSPTWFEAANGSSSDSGVTGVCLVLELRDHGGLREKPCGRAAEYRGYCRLHYKEHLVELINCRGADPAVLFNVAEMTAELQRHHVAVPTRKPEELEPLYAHRLRLTLTNQVPLRKRPRSPLKLQHDLRPLTSAVTTGGPPPPSTPLH; encoded by the exons ATGTCTCGAGTGAAAGCAGAGGACGAGCTGCGGACTCTGATGGAG TGTAAATACGTGTTTCCAGAACAGACTGTGATCGATCTGCAGCGGGTTCGAACCCTTTACTCTGATCTTCGACTTTATGTGGATTTTTATT GTTTTccaaacaaagacaagaagaagCTGGTTTACCTGGCCGGGACACTTCCTGTTCACTATGAAG GAAGTGAGTATAATATCCCAGTATGCATCTGGCTTCATGAGACCCATCCAGTGTCCCGTCCTCGCTGTTATGTCTGTCCATCCGTCACCATGCTGATTAACCCGTCCTGTCGCTGTGTGGACGCCTCCGGCAACATCAGTCTGACTGAACTCAAGAACTGGACACGT ggTGTGTCCAACCTATCACTGCTCATGTCAGAGATGAGGCGGGCCTTCCAAGTCGACACACCCCTTTATGCCAGGTGTCCCGAGCAAGTCCTGCCCCTTGCAGATGGAAGGTCACACAG TCTCAaccatccctccatcacctcccccCTTCTGTCTGCACAGAAAG CCAGCCAATGGGAGCAGAGCAGGGAGATGAGGGTGAGGAAGTCGTACGCTGAGGAGCTGCTGGGGATCGACTTCAgtgctcctccttcctcctctaaCCTCCTGCTGAGCGCCACCTTCTCAG GTCTCCCTCATGAGCCCCTCAGCAGGATGATGGGGGCTCTGAGACTGGACGAGTCAAGTAGAGACCAACAGAGTGACTCACCAGCGAGAGACAAGCAGGGGGCGGGCTCTGGGCCACAACCTGGACGTCCTCAGTACacgtgtcctcagagtcagcgTGAAGTAGCAGTTGGAGGGGGCCACATCAAG ATGGTGGACCATCTTCCACCAGACCAGGCGTCCATCTTCCTGTCTCTAATGAGGATGGAGGGACGTAGCTTCAGGCCCAGTGATGTCATGGAGGCGGTCCGACTCAACAGAGACCTGCCATCAGCTCTCAGGTTCCTGACTCACTGCTGCCCCATCTGCCAAGACCAGGTGACCTTTAGCAAG ATCATCACCATGACTCACTGCTCCTGCTTCCTGTGTCAGACTTGTTTCAAAACCTTTTTCTCAGCGGCTATTAAAGAGCGAAGCGTCGACCAGCTGGTTTGTCCTCAGTGTGGCAGaccggaggtcaaaggtcagggggcGATGGTAGAGTCCATGGAATACTTCAACCTTCTGGACACTCAG atccgtcacttcctgtctcctcagGTTCATGAACTCTTCCAGAGGAAACTCAGAGATCGAGCTCTTCAGGAGATGAAGAATTTCTGCTGGTGTTCTCAC tgttcGTTCGGTATACTTCATGAAGCTGAGCGACTGAGGATGGACTGTCCCAACTGTAAGAAGAGTACCTGCTCTCAGTGTAGATCCcct TGGTCCCGTCATCATCAGGGTCGGTCATGTGATCAGTTCAgactgtggcagcagcagaacaagtcAGACGACGCCACACTGCTCAGCTACAACAGCATCG agTGTCCtgggtgtctctgtgtcttcagtTTGTCTAGAGGAGGTTGTCTCCACTTCACCTGCAGTCAGTGTCAGCATCAGTTCTGTGGAAGCTGCAGTCGGACGTTCAGCCAGGGAGCG GTCTGTGGTTTCTCTGCTGACTGTGGGAACAAAGGTCTTCATGCCCACCACCCCAGAGACTGTCTGTACCACCTGAGGGACTGGAGCGTGAGccgcctccagctgctgctgcag TATCACAGAGTGTCTCCGACCTGGTTTGAAGCAGCCAATGGCAGCTCCTCTGACAGCGGTGTGACAG GAGTGTGTTTGGTTTTGGAGCTGAGGGACCACGGCGGCCTGCGGGAGAAGCCATGTGGACGAGCGGCTGAATACAGAGGATACTGCCG GTTGCACTATAAGGAGCATTTGGTGGAGTTGATCAACTGTCGCGGTGCCGACCCGGCCgtcctctttaatgtggcagAGATGACAGCAGAGCTGCAGCGCCATCATGTGGCGGTGCCGACTCGGAaaccagaggagctggagccgCTGTACGCTCACCGCCTGCGTCTG ACTCTAACGAATCAAGTTCCTCTCAGGAAGCGACCACGCTCACCACTGAAACTCCAGCATGACcttcgacctctgacctctgctgtgACGACTGGAGGTCCGCCCCCTCCCAGCACGCCACTCCATTAA
- the impa1 gene encoding inositol monophosphatase 1 isoform X2, whose product MTKSSSIDLVTKTDQKVEQLIIQSVREKFPSHRFIGEESVAAGETCDLTDTPTWIIDPIDGTTNFVHAFPFVAVSIGFYVNKQSEFAVVFSCLEDKMFTARRGGGAFCNGEPLQVSDQEDVRQSIIATEFGSNRDVEAVDKIFSSLRNILCLPVQGVRSAGTAAINMCLVASGCVEAYYEIGVHVWDVAAASLIVSEAGGVLMDVDGGAVDLMSRRIIAANNRTIAENLVKEIESFSPTRDDTPPPQV is encoded by the exons ATGACGAAGAGTTCATCCATCGACCTGGTGACGAAGACGGACCAGAAGGTCGAGCAGCTCATCATCCAATCAGTGAGGGAGAAATTCCCCTCACACag gttcaTAGGGGAGGAGTCAGTGGCGGCAGGGGAAACATGTGACCTGACGGACACTCCCACCTGGATCATCGACCCCATCGATGGGACCACCAACTTCGTTCATGC TTTCCCTTTTGTTGCTGTTTCCATCGGCTTCTACGTCAACAAGCAG AGTGAGTTTGCTGTTGTGTTCAGTTGTCTGGAAGACAAGATGTTCACTgcgaggagaggggggggagcgTTCTGTAACGGAGAACCGCTGCAGGTTTCTGATCAGGAAG ACGTTCGTCAGTCGATCATCGCCACCGAGTTCGGATCCAACAGAGACGTCGAGGCTGTCGACAAGATCTTCTCCAGTCTGAGGAACATCCTGTGTCTCCCTGTGCAGGg GGTTCGCAGTGCAGGCACCGCAGCCATCAACATGTGTCTGGTGGCGTCTGGTTGTGTGGAGGCGTATTATGAGATCGGCGTCCACGTGTGGGACGTCGCTGCCGCCTCGCTGATCGTCTCTGAGGCCGGAGGAGTCCTGATGGACGTGGATG GAGGAGCCGTGGACCTGATGTCCAGAAGAATCATTGCTGCTAACAACAGAACCATCGCTGAGAACCTCGTCAAGGAGATCGAGTCCTTCAGTCCAACCAGAGACGACACTCCGCCTCCACAAgtgtga
- the impa1 gene encoding inositol monophosphatase 1 isoform X1, translating to MSDLWQNAMDHAVAIARKSGELVREALRDDRKVMTKSSSIDLVTKTDQKVEQLIIQSVREKFPSHRFIGEESVAAGETCDLTDTPTWIIDPIDGTTNFVHAFPFVAVSIGFYVNKQSEFAVVFSCLEDKMFTARRGGGAFCNGEPLQVSDQEDVRQSIIATEFGSNRDVEAVDKIFSSLRNILCLPVQGVRSAGTAAINMCLVASGCVEAYYEIGVHVWDVAAASLIVSEAGGVLMDVDGGAVDLMSRRIIAANNRTIAENLVKEIESFSPTRDDTPPPQV from the exons ATGTCCGACCTCTGGCAAAACGCCATGGACCATGCTGTCGCCATCGCACGGAAATCTGGAgag CTGGTACGTGAGGCTCTGCGTGACGACAGGAAGGTGATGACGAAGAGTTCATCCATCGACCTGGTGACGAAGACGGACCAGAAGGTCGAGCAGCTCATCATCCAATCAGTGAGGGAGAAATTCCCCTCACACag gttcaTAGGGGAGGAGTCAGTGGCGGCAGGGGAAACATGTGACCTGACGGACACTCCCACCTGGATCATCGACCCCATCGATGGGACCACCAACTTCGTTCATGC TTTCCCTTTTGTTGCTGTTTCCATCGGCTTCTACGTCAACAAGCAG AGTGAGTTTGCTGTTGTGTTCAGTTGTCTGGAAGACAAGATGTTCACTgcgaggagaggggggggagcgTTCTGTAACGGAGAACCGCTGCAGGTTTCTGATCAGGAAG ACGTTCGTCAGTCGATCATCGCCACCGAGTTCGGATCCAACAGAGACGTCGAGGCTGTCGACAAGATCTTCTCCAGTCTGAGGAACATCCTGTGTCTCCCTGTGCAGGg GGTTCGCAGTGCAGGCACCGCAGCCATCAACATGTGTCTGGTGGCGTCTGGTTGTGTGGAGGCGTATTATGAGATCGGCGTCCACGTGTGGGACGTCGCTGCCGCCTCGCTGATCGTCTCTGAGGCCGGAGGAGTCCTGATGGACGTGGATG GAGGAGCCGTGGACCTGATGTCCAGAAGAATCATTGCTGCTAACAACAGAACCATCGCTGAGAACCTCGTCAAGGAGATCGAGTCCTTCAGTCCAACCAGAGACGACACTCCGCCTCCACAAgtgtga
- the ccr9a gene encoding C-C chemokine receptor type 9a: MNRTYDLMDDFMNITGFTTNEPSLFTTDDDYEYEDLMCDRAPVRSFRRLWEPPLFWMITLVGGAGNLAVVWIYLNFRQRLKTMSDVYLLNLAVADLLFLVTLPLWAAEASHGWIFGCALCKVNSALYKVNLFSSMLLLTCISVDRYVVIVQTTKAQNSQLERRRHSRLVCVGVWLLALLLATPELVFATTVKVDSQPYCSMVYPPDLGNGTKILVLSILVSMGFFLPFIIMAFCYSVIVAKLINTRNFQKHKAMRVILVVVVVFVMSQLPYNGVLVMMATQASNMTITDCEALKRFDIVGHVLKSLAYMHACLNPFLYAFVGVRFRRDVLRLLRFSSSRCLQLVSKNPLGETSRSPLSSTRASVMSDSDTSQVLSL, translated from the exons ATGAATCGGACTTATGACCTCATGGATGACTTCATGAACATCACAGGATTCACCACAAAC GAACCATCCTTGTTCACCACTGATGATGACTACGAGTACGAGGACCTGATGTGTGACCGCGCCCCGGTGCGGAGCTTCAGGCGTCTGTGGGAGCCGCCGCTCTTCTGGATGATCACCCTGGTGGGCGGAGCCGGGAACCTGGCTGTGGTGTGGATCTACCTGAACTTCCGGCAGCGACTGAAGACCATGTCAGATGTTTACCTGCTGAACCTGGCCGTGGCCGACCTGCTGTTCCTGGTCACACTGCCGCTGTGGGCGGCCGAGGCATCACACGGCTGGATCTTTGGCTGTGCCCTCTGCAAGGTGAACTCCGCCCTCTACAAGGTCAACCTGTTCAGCAGCATGCTGCTGCTCACATGCATCAGTGTGGACCGCTACGTGGTCATCGTGCAGACCACCAAGGCACAAAACTCACAGCTGGAGCGCCGTCGCCACAGCCggctggtgtgtgtgggggtgtggctTCTGGCCCTGCTGCTGGCCACTCCTGAGCTTGTGTTTGCCACCACGGTTAAGGTGGACTCTCAGCCGTACTGCAGCATGGTGTACCCCCCTGATCTGGGCAACGGCACTAAGATCCTGGTGCTGTCCATACTGGTGAGCATGGGGTTCTTCCTACCCTTCATCATCATGGCGTTCTGCTACAGCGTCATTGTCGCCAAGCTGATCAATACCCGAAACTTCCAAAAGCACAAGGCCATGCGCGTCATACTGGTTGTGGTGGTAGTGTTCGTCATGTCCCAGCTGCCCTACAATGGCGTACTGGTCATGATGGCGACGCAGGCCTCCAACATGACTATAACGGACTGCGAGGCCCTGAAGCGCTTCGACATCGTGGGACATGTGCTGAAGAGTCTGGCTTACATGCACGCCTGCCTCAACCCCTTCCTCTATGCGTTTGTGGGCGTTCGATTCCGCCGCGACGTCCTGCGGCTCCTGCGCTTCAGCAGCAGCCGCTGCCTGCAACTGGTCAGCAAGAATCCACTGGGAGAGACCAGTAGGAGTCCACTGAGCTCCACTCGAGCCTCGGTGATGTCAGACAGCGACACCTCGCAGGTGCTGTCACTGTGA
- the si:dkey-154p10.3 gene encoding uncharacterized protein si:dkey-154p10.3, with protein MSSVKQRFRDISPVPLQVVGGAVISSLYCGEVEGLSGEAGGLVESFLVELYRCKLCQFTCGLKPAINSHLLQRHRPPALAYLGEADEGDGVEGGEEAGLHQGASPYQLDLNGHSKQSNEDEDFLLYNMLDNMSPPTCDISTEGGLQVAHTCEVSTLFEEEEGEEKEGAESIFHLQGGSVDLSCHITPPATKEEMAQSAHLMTLGLCRISAAKHPPPPSPTQHLPPPERPPLCAPGRQEAVQDKRSTEEDGAAMSPLSSDAFVQAAPGRSHPVSPSIRRLQLRPLQLDGQQLE; from the exons atgtcatcagtGAAGCAGAGGTTCCGTGACATCAGCCCTGTCCCTCTGCAGGTAGTGGGTGGGGCTGTGATCTCCAGTCTGTACTGTGGGGAGGTGGAGGGGCTGTcgggggaggcgggggggctGGTGGAGTCCTTCCTGGTGGAGCTGTATCGGTGTAAACTCTGTCAGTTCACCTGCGGCCTCAAGCCTGCCATCAACAGCCACCTGCTGCAGAGGCACCGCCCCCCCGCCCTCGCCTACCTGGGGGAGGCTGATGAAGGGGATGGTGTTGAGGGTGGAGAGGAGGCGGGgctccaccagggggcatcGCCCTATCAGCTGGACCTGAACGGACACTCGAAGCAGAGCAACGAGGACGAGGACTTCCTGCTCTACAACATGCTGGACAACATGAGCCCACCCACCTGTGACATCAGCACGGAGGGAGGGCTGCAGGTTGCACACACCTGTGAG GTCAGCACgctgtttgaggaggaagagggggaggagaaggagggggcgGAGTCCATCTTCCATCTGCAGGGGGGCTCAGTGGATCTGTCTTGTCACATCACCCCCCCCGCCACTAAGGAGGAGATGGCTCAGTCTGCTCACCTCATGACTCTCGGACTTTGTCGTATCTCAGCCGCCAAAcatcctccccctccttccccaACCCAACACCTTCCTCCCCCAGAACGCCCCCCCCTGTGCGCCCCAGGACGACAGGAAGCAGTGCAAGACAAACGGTCAACAGAGGAGGACGGTGCTGCCATGTCTCCTTTGTCCTCTGATGCTTTCGTCCAAGCGGCTCCTGGACGTTCACATCCAGTCTCACCGAGCATCAGGCGGCTTCAGCTGCGTCCACTGCAGTTGGACGGCCAACAGCTGGAATGA